CGCCGGGAAGCGCAGCAGTGTGCGACGAAGATCTGAGCCTTCAGCCCCGCGCCTGGTCAGGCGCAGTCCGGCTGCAAACTCGATCGCGCCGTCGCGTGAGTTGGAGACGCTCAGCGTCAACGCGTCGCCGGGCGCCGATGTGCGCAGGCGGTACTCGTAATCCATCTCAAGAAACGGCGAGACGTGCATCAGCTTCTCGGCCGTGCCGTCCACGTTGCCGTCTACATCCGCGGTGAATACATAGGCGCAGCTCTCGCGCCAGGGCATGTTGGTGACGTCGGCCACGACATGCGTGAGCAGCTCATTTTCGTCAAAGAGGTAATAGACAGCGATCGGATTGAACTGGTAGCCGTAGGTCTTTGGATTGGCGAGCAGGCGGATCGGGCCGAACGGGCGTTCGCTGGTCTCGTTCTCGACGAGATCGCGAACGCACTCGCTCAGCGGGCGCGCTGGATCGCCCAGGAAGTCGGCGCGGGAGAAGCTTGCGGGTGCGGCGCGTTCGATGCCAAACCAACGGGTGCCACCAAAGATGCGAACGGCGCGGCGCGGGTTCTCGAGCTCCTCGAGATCGAGGTAGAGCATGTACACCGGGTACTTGAACGCACGCTTTCGCGGCGCAAGCCTGGTGTGGGCAACGCTGCCCACGAACACTGAGGAGCGTGAGCTCATGCGGTGACCGCGATGTGCTTGTCGTGGTGGGCCTCGGCGAGCCTGCGTGCGGCGCGGAGCCCGCTCCAGGCGCCGTCCTCATGGAATCCCCAGCGCCAGTAGGCGCCGCAGTAGTGCGTGCGGTTGGCGCCACTGATTTCGTGGTGGCGCCGTTGGGCCGCGAGGCCTTCGCGCGTGAAGACCGGGTGGGAGAAGTTCTGGTGCTTGATGATTGATCCGCGGTCGATCATGTCGGTCAAGTTGAGCGTGACCATGTAGTTCTGGTCTCCCGCGATCGGCTGGAGGTTGTTCATCCAGTAGGTCACGGTGGTTCGATCGCGCGGCTCGTCGAGCAGGTGGTAGTTCCAGCTCGCGCGGGCTGCCGGGCGGCGCGGTAGCAGCGACTCGTCCGTGTGCAGAACGACGTCATTCTGCTGGTAGGGAATCGCGCCAAGAATCTCGCGTTCAGCTTCGGTCGGATCGGCCAGGAGGTCGAGGGCCCGGTCGCTGTGAGTCGCGAAGATGACTTCGTCGAAGACCACCTCTGCCCCGTCGCTGAGCTTGATCGCCACGCCGTTCTCGCCGCGGCGGACGGCCTCGACTGCCGTGCCGGTGTGGAACTCGGCGTTGGTTGCCTTGCGGAGCTTGTCGACGTAGGCAGCCGATCCGCCCTTGATCGTCTGCCACTTGGGACGACCGCGGACTTCGAGGATCCCGTGGTTGTTGAAGAACTCGAAGACGATCCGCGCCGGAAAGCTGTAGAGCTGCGCCGGATCA
This region of Solirubrobacterales bacterium genomic DNA includes:
- a CDS encoding DUF1365 domain-containing protein, with product MSSRSSVFVGSVAHTRLAPRKRAFKYPVYMLYLDLEELENPRRAVRIFGGTRWFGIERAAPASFSRADFLGDPARPLSECVRDLVENETSERPFGPIRLLANPKTYGYQFNPIAVYYLFDENELLTHVVADVTNMPWRESCAYVFTADVDGNVDGTAEKLMHVSPFLEMDYEYRLRTSAPGDALTLSVSNSRDGAIEFAAGLRLTRRGAEGSDLRRTLLRFPAMAVQITARIFWQALKMRATGFRWYPRVETRKPPEPEILRTPKKEEPRVPVN
- a CDS encoding FAD-dependent oxidoreductase, whose amino-acid sequence is MAHFESPYPQGRPRVAVIGGGISGLTAAHRLGDDFPVTVFEAETRLGGHSSTVIVDTPVGEQPIDTGFIVFNDRNYPNFHKLLDQIGADHVPSNMSFSVSDLEGNYEYAGSSPNALYATRRNIVRPAFHRMVRDLVRFNGDAQRLIKSGQVDDEISLRDFLDNGGYSNEFIEKLIVPQVSAVWSADPAQLYSFPARIVFEFFNNHGILEVRGRPKWQTIKGGSAAYVDKLRKATNAEFHTGTAVEAVRRGENGVAIKLSDGAEVVFDEVIFATHSDRALDLLADPTEAEREILGAIPYQQNDVVLHTDESLLPRRPAARASWNYHLLDEPRDRTTVTYWMNNLQPIAGDQNYMVTLNLTDMIDRGSIIKHQNFSHPVFTREGLAAQRRHHEISGANRTHYCGAYWRWGFHEDGAWSGLRAARRLAEAHHDKHIAVTA